In Nematostella vectensis chromosome 3, jaNemVect1.1, whole genome shotgun sequence, the genomic window ATGGCTCTCGAATGCCGCTCTTGCCATGACTTTCCTTTTCTCAGCCTCAGACTTCTGGTGATCCTCTCTAATCCGGCCTAGTTCCACGATTATTTCCTCGGGCATTGCATCTTCGGGGTCTTCCGGTAATAATTCCAGCAAGTTGTGTGGAACTCCCAGATCCACCAGCCTTTACTTCGGCTTTTCAGCATTTTAGATTTACGGGCCTTGTTTAGTTGCTGGTGCAAACTCCTCTCTCCTTTCATCTTCTCTAGTAAAATGTTGAGCTGTCGCTTTCGCATGCTGAATGGCCGGCAGTTGCGATACTCAGCTTGTTGAACGTCTCTGCGTCACTGCCAGAATAGTTATCCTCGTCTCCATCTAAAAAGGTAATCTGGCATGCAACCCAGTAGGAAATCGCAGGATATATTTGCTTCCCCGGCGTAGAAACTTGAGATGCAACGACCGTCTCCTCGTCATCTCGTCCTGACTCTTCGTTTGCtgcctgcaaaaaaaaaaacccaaaagtatatttaaagaaagtaaatagcgaaaaaatatctttatacAGTTTTCACAATCTTACCTCTTCAGACATTTTAGCTTGCTTCAGCTTAGACGTGCTTATGGCAGAGAAGAAAAATGAGACTTCTTTAAGTTTCGCCAGCGCTGTATCGCATTCTTCTCTTTTTGAACAAATCCACGACCACGCGTTTTCTATTTCATCTACCCTCCAGATGCATTTAAATGATATGACAGAACAGAGGTTCTGTATTGGTCCGACGAGGTGGCATTCGGCCGCATCCCTTATGAGCTTGCTGTTGAGCTGAGAGCACGGCTTACTCATAGTGAATGAACTGATTCTTGCCTTTTTCTGTCTCTTTATATAGAGTAGCCACATTGCTTTATCATTGGGTAGTTTCAGTAATGCCATTGTAAGACGGTTGTTTGTTCATTTTCAATAGGGAACACAAAGATGATTACGTAACTCagtagaaataaaacaaaagtatGCATTTCTCACAACAACATGCGTGAAACAACACCCGCTATGATTCTACTTACAAACTAACACAAGAGTAATAAATTCGATCAGTTCCCGCTATACCCGTCAAACCCGGAATACCCGGTGTATTCAGAACAAAGTTGAACGATTTCTAAATCGTAAGAAACTTACAGTTACTACTAATGTCATAGTATTGTTGAATGGAATAGATTAAGCATGAGGTCGAGACTGAATTCATAATCAAAGAATGTTCAAGTTTGTTTAGAATACACCGGATACTCCGGGTATGGCGGGTATAGCGGTTATGGCATGAATTCATCAACTAAACACATCAACTTAGCTTAGAATACACCGTGTACTCCGGATAAGGCGGATATAGCGGGTATTGCATGAATTCATTACTAAAGTACGTTGAATTTGGCTGGGAATACACCGTGTACTCCGGGAATGGCGGGTATGGCGGGTACTTCTACTcttactactactactacttactactattattattattattattattattattattattattattattattattattattattattattattatatatatatatatatattatattatatattatattatattatattatactatattatattatatattatattatattatactatattatattatatatattatatattattatatatatatatatatatatatatatatacatatatatatatatatatatatatatatatatatatatatatatatatatatatatatatatatatatatatatatatatatatatatatatatatatatatatgtgtatatatatatatatgtatatatatatatatatatgtatatatatatgtatatatatatatatatatatatgtatatatatatatatatatgtatatatatatgtatatatatatgtattatatatatatatatatatatatataatgataataataataataataataataataataataataataataataataataataataataataataataataatattaagtagtaagtagtagtagtagtaagAGTAGAAGTACCCGCCATACCCGCCATTCCCGGAGTACACGGTGTATTCCCAGTCAAATTCAACGTACTTTAGTAATGCATTCATGCAATACCCGCTATATCCGCCTTATCCGGAGTACACGATGTATTCTAAGCAGAGTTGATGTGTTTAGTTGATGAATTCATGCAATAACCGCTATACCCGCCATAGCCGGAGTATCCGGTGTATTCTAAACAAACTTGAACGTTCTTTGATTATGAATTCAGTCTCGACCTCATGCTAAATCTATTCCATTCAACAATTCTATGACATTGTTAGTAACTGTAAGTTTCTTacgaattttgttttgaattcacCGTGTACTCCGGGAATGGCGGGGACAGCGGGTATTGATGGGATTTATCTCTCTgacttgttgtttttgttgttagttgattatttacttttaattTAATACGAATTCTCAGTCTTGGAACCTGTGTTCCTGTTCATATTTGGCAATAGTTCAGCCTCTTGCTGTTGCCACAGGTCTTCGGTTGATGCTTGTCATTCGTTACTATTTGTTTACCACTGCCATACTGTACTGCCATTCATTCAAATTGGTTTGATTTCTGACaaagaaaagtgttttttCTCCTATTTGAATAAATAGGCGGTGTTCCGATACGTACAGTTCCTCATTTTTTGAGACGCGCGTTCACAATTATCGGttcattttaatgaaaatatccTTTTGAGTTTAGTTTTTGGATGCAAATCGAAAGAGCAATGCCTCACGAACATTTAGAGTGCTAAAAATCCCAAGTGCGACTGACCGTTAAAATCTGCCAGCGAGACGAAAGGCAGAGGAACAAAAATTTGGGAAACGATCATCaatatcaccattatcattatcatcgtcatcgtcgtcatcattataatcattatcatcattgatgtcaccattatcatcgtcatcatcataatcattatcatcattgatatcaccattatcatcgtcatcatcaaaatcattatcatcattgatgtcaccattatcatcgtcatcatcataatcattatcatcattgatatcaccattatcatcgtcatcatcaaaatcattatcatcattgatatcaccattatcatcgtcatcatcataatcattatcatcattgatATCACCAatattatcgtcatcatcataatcattatcatcattgatGTCAccattatcgtcatcattatcgtcaACATCACTAACTCCCTCATTATTTTTCATCGTCGTCACATTAAAATAACGAGATTTGTTCATGTTTTTGTAACTTGCAGATACCCTGTCATACTCTCGATAGAGAATCACTGTTGCGTGAAACAGCAACAAATTATGGCTAAATATCTCAAGGAAATATTAAAAGGTACATATGTCAACACGGGTAAGACTAATCCTAAAACTCCAAATTGCTCAAAAACAACATCATTTTTGCCTGAAGTTTCGGCATGCCTTTCAGTGTTGCtttatcgattttttttcgttgGAAAATTTCGTTACCTTCCCATCAAATAACCAAGGTTCGTTGGGAGCCCGCGTAACGGCCTACCCTGAGTATGAAGCGTCACGCCTCTCTCGCCTTGCTTGATGGTGGCTATCTTGCTACACGATCTAAGTGATAAActtaacaataataatattttgtaTGCAGATAAACTGTACACCGAGGCGCCTGGTGAGGACGAGACTTTTCTCCCATCTCCCGAGGCGCTAAAAGGCAGGATATTGATAAAGGTAAAAAACATAAGAGACATCACATATGCGGCATATAAAGTTGCGTAGGGCTCGGTACTCGGGTACTCTCTCGGTACATAAAACATTCTATGTGAAATGACTTATATGCCTAAAAGTACTATTTCCGATCCTTTTCCATCCGCCTGATGTGAGACGTTCAAACCacaattttgtattttaaaaaagacCAGAGGtcgttaaaaaaaactggatGGTTATTTCGCATGATTTTGACTGTTTTCCAGCTTTCCGAAATAATACTAAAATCACGCTTGTGCGAGTAACCCCTTTAAAGGGCTCGTGTCCCCGTGGCCACGGGAAAAACCCTTAATTAACTTCAAGTTTGTCAGAAAACCCCATATGTCATCAAGACATTTCTCAACCTTTGATTAAAATCTTTGATACATTGTGTACACCATGTTTTGGAAATCTCGTTATAAAGAACACTTTAAaaactatataaaaaaaaataacaaaccttTTTTCTGTTAACTATAGGGGCAGCCCGTTATTTAGAACAGTTTATTAGTCTCTTATTAACGGGGCTTTACTGTATTTGAATTCTGAAAGGAATGTACTTCTCGACATTTTGGTATTATAAACAATGGAACGTAGATTACTTCGCCGGAATAGGAAACGAAATAAAGACGGGGAACTCCAACTGGGTCTCACGTAAAGAGACATTCTGAATGATTATCTTAAACATCCGTTCACTAGATCtctaattatttatttttgtcttaTCTCCGCAAATAAAGGCGGGGAAGCCTTCTTGAATAGTGAGATAGTTGTGTCGAATGAGATCTTGGTGCGATGTTTTCGCTCAAATACTCTATCGTTCAGTAAAGCATCCGGTCACACTCTCTAAAATAATGTTTCTCTCTCATCTCCGGAAATAAAGGCGGGAAGCCTTCTTGAATAGTGAGATAGTTGTGTCTTATGAGATCTTGATGAGATGTTTTCATTCGTAAGGTCTATCGTTCAACAAAGATTGAATCACCCCGTAGGCGTTTGGCTTGTGAACACACATCTGCCTTTATCTCTTTGAAGGTTAATTGCTATATGCGTGACTCTGCCCTTGGGAAAGCGGagcctttttttccttttctctttctttttaatttatttctgATCGcgttttaaaatatcgaatagTCAATCAAACTTTCGGGATGGGTTAATTGCTGGTTTGATTGATTACGAACTATttccaaacgagacaaggatttgAATTCAGCTCGGCGCGGAACTGCGAATTCAGTCGTAAATAACCATTGTAGTTTTAGTATTTTGGTCTTATTTCAAATGCAGCGATCAAAATAAATTATTCGCGCCTAGCAGCCGAGACAAGCAAACTATAAAACAtgctaaggggggggggggggggggggggtgaataggttcgcggatcggcggattacggattttgctcacggattacggattttgattattatttcagcggattaccggattttggaa contains:
- the LOC125561246 gene encoding uncharacterized protein LOC125561246; this translates as MALLKLPNDKAMWLLYIKRQKKARISSFTMSKPCSQLNSKLIRDAAECHLVGPIQNLCSVISFKCIWRVDEIENAWSWICSKREECDTALAKLKEVSFFFSAISTSKLKQAKMSEEAANEESGRDDEETVVASQVSTPGKQIYPAISYWVACQITFLDGDEDNYSGSDAETFNKLSIATAGHSACESDSSTFY